One genomic region from Muntiacus reevesi chromosome 16, mMunRee1.1, whole genome shotgun sequence encodes:
- the GPRIN3 gene encoding G protein-regulated inducer of neurite outgrowth 3 produces the protein MGTVPDPLRSAKTSLIAASGEEEDQGEVQAASPQPGPEVLCENANGLPSTPAEPDRSPRTAAEALMQAGEHVPAQPAMSSPDTVGEVGKASPTRNSPGSTQLSAGREPTAPAPCSAAGKDLMCATFTMPANQHVHPVVPGNQPNASPPSGPEDTQVKTQRTADGGQPEKSGCPAGVICGKDHVPCDFPSQEAMQGMVQTEDAAARAFSPTSAIGGGPGAERQQAACTFQTRSCGSPTGEDGCSGNKPPSAATSDTQAMTSVIPQPSHLPSNESMFPPDPEKVPLAAQPQVSRFKEASTMTSQAENEIKETPPRARQDAEVQAVASVESRSASTSPSILTAFLKESPAPERLEQDQLRVICHGSASRTLELAENALSPREEGQCRDLMPAVHIQTAAAVSAAFQGESKSGSLPAEVLKTSAVNVASRDAQELCKEDGKSAGMTLAGPELTFRQLSGTSSTSLKASPGDQTSLSAGRQVETGHGLGKCETKPSEFAVATTSGHKPDPDCQLSNSSGPASRADQSRSLDLTNQGDAREKKLASPQIMKEQESPGIDILEVRARAEARSLLLNPKSQESGGVASGASPTPSPVRRSQEGTGEENRQTKTAASLSLPSDAIGDSSPGSGKRTPSRSVKASPRRASRVSEFLKEQKLNVTAAAAQVGLTPGEKKKQLIADSKLQLKQSKRVRDVVWDEQGMTWEVYGASLDPESLGIAIQNHLQRQIREHEKLIKAQSRRSISSDTSSNKKLKGRQHSVFQSMLQNLRRPNCCIRPAPSSVLD, from the coding sequence ATGGGGACTGTACCTGACCCTCTGAGATCAGCCAAAACATCCCTGATTGCAGCTTCCGGAGAAGAGGAGGACCAGGGAGAGGTGCAGGCCGCCTCGCCCCAGCCTGGACCAGAAGTCCTCTGTGAGAACGCCAATGGCCTTCCCAGCACTCCTGCAGAGCCAGACCGCAGCCCCAGGACAGCTGCCGAGGCCCTGATGCAGGCCGGTGAGCATGTGCCCGCGCAGCCAGCCATGTCCTCTCCTGACACTGTCGGTGAGGTGGGGAAGGCATCTCCCACACGCAACTCTCCTGGCAGTACTCAGCTGTCAGCGGGCAGAGAGCCCACAGCGCCAGCCCCGTGTTCTGCAGCAGGCAAGGATCTGATGTGTGCAACGTTTACAATGCCAGCCAATCAGCACGTCCACCCGGTTGTCCCAGGCAACCAGCCCAACGCCAGCCCCCCATCTGGGCCTGAAGATACCCAGGTGAAGACACAGAGAACTGCAGATGGAGGGCAACCTGAGAAGTCAGGCTGTCCGGCGGGGGTCATCTGTGGCAAAGATCACGTGCCCTGTGATTTTCCTTCTCAAGAAGCAATGCAGGGAATGGTGCAAACTGAAGATGCAGCAGCCAGGGCATTCAGTCCTACTTCCGCTATTGGAGGTGGACCTGGAGCAGAAAGGCAGCAAGCTGCCTGCACTTTCCAGACAAGGTCCTGTGGCTCTCCAACAGGAGAAGATGGATGTTCGGGGAACAAACCGCCCTCTGCCGCCACCTCGGACACCCAGGCCATGACTTCGGTGATTCCTCAACCATCCCACCTCCCTAGCAACGAATCGATGTTTCCTCCAGATCCAGAGAAGGTGCCGCTGGCAGCACAGCCTCAAGTGTCAAGGTTTAAAGAAGCAAGTACGATGACCAGCCAAGCTGAAAATGAGATCAAGGAAACCCCACCCAGGGCTCGGCAAGATGCCGAGGTGCAGGCAGTGGCGAGTGTCGAGAGCAGGTCGGCATCCACCAGCCCCAGCATCCTCACCGCATTCTTAAAGGAAAGCCCTGCTCCAGAGCGGCTCGAACAAGACCAGCTGCGTGTCATCTGCCACGGCAGCGCGAGCCGCACGCTGGAGCTGGCTGAGAACGCCCTCTCCCCCCGGGAGGAGGGTCAGTGCCGTGACCTCATGCCCGCGGTGCACATCCAGACAGCTGCGGCTGTTTCTGCAgctttccaaggagaaagtaaATCAGGGAGCCTACCGGCGGAGGTCCTTAAAACCTCGGCCGTCAACGTGGCTTCCAGAGATGCTCAGGAGCTATGTAAAGAAGACGGGAAATCAGCGGGAATGACCCTAGCGGGGCCAGAGCTTACCTTCAGACAGCTTTCGGGTACTAGTTCCACCTCCCTGAAAGCTAGCCCCGGTGACCAGACTTCTCTTAGCGCAGGACGTCAAGTTGAAACAGGTCACGGATTAGGGAAGTGTGAAACGAAGCCATCTGAGTTTGCAGTGGCAACCACCAGTGGCCACAAACCAGACCCTGACTGCCAACTCTCCAACTCCAGTGGCCCTGCCAGCAGAGCCGACCAGTCCAGGAGCTTGGATCTCACGAATCAAGGGGATGCAAGAGAGAAGAAGCTTGCGTCTCCTCAGATAATGAAAGAACAAGAATCTCCTGGCATCGATATCCTGGAGGTGAGGGCAAGAGCAGAGGCCAGAAGCCTACTGCTCAATCCTAAATCTCAAGAAAGTGGAGGCGTGGCATCAGGTGCCAGCCCTACACCCTCCCCCGTTAGAAGGAGCCAGGAGGGCACCGGGGAAGAAAACAGACAGACCAAGACGGCCGCCAGCCTAAGCCTGCCGTCAGATGCCATCGGGGACTCTAGCCCCGGCTCTGGCAAGAGGACCCCTTCTCGCTCCGTCAAAGCCAGCCCGCGCCGGGCCAGCCGGGTCAGCGAGTTCCTCAAGGAGCAGAAGTTAAACGTGACGGCTGCTGCCGCCCAGGTGGGGCTCACGCCAGGGGAGAAGAAGAAGCAGCTGATTGCCGACTCCAAGCTCCAGCTGAAACAGTCCAAGCGTGTCCGGGACGTGGTGTGGGACGAGCAGGGCATGACCTGGGAGGTGTACGGCGCTTCCCTGGACCCGGAGTCCCTGGGCATTGCCATACAGAACCATTTACAGAGACAGATCAGGGAGCACGAGAAATTAATCAAAGCTCAGAGCCGGAGGTCCATCTCCTCAGATACTTCTTCTAATAAAAAGCTCAAAGGCAGGCAGCACAGCGTTTTCCAGTCCATGCTGCAGAACTTGCGACGCCCCAACTGCTGCATTCGTCCTGCTCCTTCTTCTGTGTTAGATTGA